TATGCTGGCACAACAATTTAATCGGGTGTTGGACACCTTAGAGAAGAATCTTGCCGCTGTTCGCGGTGTAACAGACAACATCGCCCATGACCTACGTACGCCGCTATCTCATTTGCGGATTGGCTTAGAGCAGTTGCCGGATAAGCCTGAAGAGGAGTTGGCCGAGAGTTGCGCCATCATCACTGAAGAGCTTGATCACTGCTTGGCTACATTCGACGCCATGCTGTCGTTAACGCGTATTGAAGAGGGTCAGCAAACATTAGAGTTACAGTCGCTAAGCTTACAAACCATTAGCCGAGACCTATTCGAGATGGCAGAGGCTATGGCTGAATATAATGGCCAATCACTTAGATTAATGACCGGTGAAGAGTTTAATGTTAGTGGTGATAAATATCTGCTCTTCCAAGCACTGTTTAATTTGGTCGACAATGCGATTAAATACTCAGGTGAAGGTGCAAATATCATTATCTCGCAAAACCGCAATGTTATTTCTATTCAAGATAATGGCCCAGGGATCCCCGCGGGCTCGCGTGATAAAGTGTTTGAGCGTTTAGTTCGCTTAGATCCAAGCAGGCACCACAAAGGCACCGGTTTAGGTTTATCTATGGTTAAGGCGATTCTGTCGCGCCATAATGCTAAAATCGCCTTAATGGATAACCAACCTGGGCTTAAAGTACAGATTACTTTTTGATACCCGTTCATCTTGGTTGTTAAACCGATTCTATCTGTTTGTGGAATATTCTCCTTATGTACCAAGTTATTGCTGACGAAGCCGATTTTATTATTATCAATAAATCGGCCAACGTCCATTTCCACAGCCAAGATGGCTCAGCTGGCGTAGTTGCTCAGGCGGAGTTAGATCTGGGTATAAAACTGTACTCAGTCCATCGTTTAGACACATTGACCTCAGGTTTACTCATTCTAGCCAAGTCATCGGCCACAGCAGCTGAATTTACCCGTCAATTTAGCGATCACAAAATTCAGAAGTACTACTTGGCACTGGCCCAAGGTAAACCCAAAAAGAAGCAAGGTTGGGTTATTGGTGATATGGCCAAATCACGTCGCAGTATGCACAAGTTACTGCGCACCACAGTTAACCCTGCAGTTACTCAATTCTTTTCGCATTCAATAGCAGATGGTTTACGCCTCTACTTACTCAAACCCTTAAGCGGCAAAACTCACCAGCTGAGAGTGGCATTGGCCAGTATTGGCGTGCCAATTTTAGGTGATGCTCTCTATGGTGGCGCCGCGTCAGATAGAGGCTATTTGCACGCTTATAGCTTGAATTTCAATTACAAAAACCAAGCCTACCAGTTCAGTGCACCTCCACAATCAGGGGCGGCCTTTGAGCATGATGAGATTGCGAAACAGCTAGAAATTTGGCAGCAGCCCGATAGTTTGAATTGGCCTAAAGCAAAGTAAAGTTAGGGTGTTTTAGCGGTGAATATCGAATCATGCCGGCGCTTAAGGAATATCTAAGCTTTAGCATTCACAATTTAGCTGATAACGAGTACGATAGTGGCCGTAAAATACAGACATAACAGACGAATAATTAACACTAAATCATGAGTAGATAATTGTGCATAAACGAGCCATATACCCAGGAACATTTGATCCCGTTACCAATGGTCACGCAGATCTTATTGAGCGTGCTGCAAAATTATTTAAGCATGTGGTTATTGGCATTGCTGCTAATCCCTCTAAAAAGCCGCGTTTCACACTTGATGAGCGAGTGGAGTTATTAAAAACGGTGACCGCGCATTTAGATAACGTTGAAGTGGTCGGTTTTTCAGGCCTGCTGGTGGACTTTGCTAAAGAGCAACAAGCCAGTGTGCTAGTTCGAGGCTTGCGAGCTGTTTCAGATTTTGAATATGAATTCCAATTGGCGAACATGAATCGCCGCCTTAGCCCCGATCTCGAAAGCGTATTTTTAACCCCAGCAGAAGAGAACTCCTTTATCTCTTCTACCTTGGTTAAAGAGGTTGCTCATCACGGTGGTGATGTGAGCCAGTTTGTCCACGTCGAAGTTGCTAATGCACTAATTGAAAAAGAAAAAGGTTAAGCCACAAATCATGAGAAAGCTTGTTTTATCAATCAGTATTAAACTGCTGACATTATGCGCTGTTTGTTATTCGACAATCATTAGCGCTGCGCCTTGGGTAGATACTGCTGATATCTATCTAAGAGCCGATATTCAGGCATTGGCCGATGCTGGTGTGATCACCGTGCCGGTCAACACTTATCCGTTGATGTGGTCAGGCATTGGTGCCGATCTGGCTAACGCTGAGCCATCAACTCTTTCGCCGGGCTTGGTCGAAGCGTACGCGCGGGTAAATTTCAATTATCAAAACGCTGTCGGTAATCGAGGCAATACTCGCATTAAGTTAGCAGCTGCTAGCGATGCGGCACGGTTCCAGCATTTTGGCTCTGATTATAGAGAGCAAGGCGAGGCGACGGCGTCATACGAGTACCTTGGCGATAGGTTTGCCTATAAGATTTCAACTTCTGCCAATTACGACCCTGCTGATGATAAATCATTGCGCCTTGATGACTCTTATCTAGCTATGGCCATGGGTAACTGGATGGTGACTCTTGGCGCTGTTGAGCAATGGTGGGGACCAGGATTTGACTCTTCATTGCATAAATCCAATAACGCCAGACCTATGCCATCGCTCATGCTTAGCCGCAATAATGCACAAGCATTTGAAACGCCATGGCTATCTTGGATTGGGCCGTGGAATTTCACCGCAGGTGTAAGCATGATGGAGGAGGAACGTGCAGTGCCTAATCCGCTGCTGTGGAATTTACGCGGCTCTATACGTCCGTTCCGTCAACTAGAGCTTGGTGTCTCTTGGACAACGCAGTTCTGTGGTGAAGGCCAAGAGTGCTCCTTTGAAAGTGCGTTTAAATCAATCACCGGCCAAAAAGATTGTCGTAATGAAGGGCCTGGTGGTTGTACCAATTACGGTAACCAAATAGCGGGTTATGATATCCGCTTCAGCGATACTTGGTATAACGTACCGTTCGGCCTCTATTATGAGAGAACTTGCGAAGATTCTAAGGGCTCAATGCCGTGGGATATCGTTGATTGTGGCTCTATGTTTGGTGCCGATACTCGCTTCAACTTCGATGGTCAGCAATATAAGCTGTTCTTTGAATACACCGACACCATGGTTTTTTGTGGTGAAGATGAAAACGCCTTTAACTGTTTCTATGAGCATTCAACCTACAAAAGTGGTTCACGTTATTATGGCCGCGCACTTGGTAGTACCTATGACAGTGATGCCAACGTGTATGTCTTAGGCCTAATTGGTCAGTACGCCAATAGTAAGGGCTTTACCTCTTTACTGCGTTACGCACAACTGAATAAAGATGGCGTTAATGCGAATGCAGATTGGACTCCTCAGCCTCCTAAAGAAGATTTGCTGATGCTAGAGCTGAGTTATCGAATGCCGATGTGGCAGGGTATGATGAGTGTTGGTGGCACAATATCGCAGTCAGAATTTGAAGAGCAAGAAAATGAAACCGATGCGACAGTATTCGGGACTTATGAATACCGTTTCTAATGTTATATCCGTAGTTGCTTCGCGATAAGCCATGAATATTAAACTAGCCGTTAGGCTGCTTGGACTGTTATTGGTCGTGATCTTAGCGGGCGTGGCATTCCAACAAGGTTTCTTTCAGCGCCTAAGTGATAGCCAATGGGTTGCTGACTATGTTGCACAAAATGGCTCACGGGCGATTGCTGAACTGGTATTGATGGGTGCACTATTCTCCTGTATCGGTGGGCCTAGGCAGGTACTGGCATTTGCTTTTGGTTATGCGCTTGGCGGTGTCAACGGGGCTATATTTGCCACCATTTCAGCCCTGCTGGGCTGCATTATTCTATTCTATTTTTCCCGCTTTGTTTTTCGTGAGCAGATTAAACGCCGCTTCGAGCAAAAATTAGCCCGGCTTGAAGCGTTAATTATCCACAAAACCTGGCTTAAGGCATTGATGTTCCGTTTACTGCCGTTAGGGAGTAACTACATCACCAATCTTTTAGCGGGCACGACTTGTGTCAGTCCATGGCAGTTTTTTGTTGGCAGTGGCATCGGTTTTCTACCACAAATGTTCATCTTTAGCTTTGCAGGTGCAGGGGTTAGCCTGAGCGACGAACATCACCTGCAGTTGAGTGGTGGTTTGTTTGCAGTGGCGCTGTTGATTGGCATATACCTTTACCGCACACGATTAGGCAAAGAGCTTAATCAGGCGGTAAAGTCCAAAGGTTGAGTCCATTTAGCGCTGCTGGCAAATGCTGCAAAACACCGTAGCACGTTGACCCAAACGTACTTCACTCAGCAGTTGGCCACAGTGAGTGCAAGTTTCACCCCCTCGACCATAGACATGCAGTTTTTGGGCGAAGTAGCCCGGCTTGCCATCGGCGTTAGTAAAATCTTTCAAGGTAGTACCTCCCTGCTCAATCGCTCGCGCAAGGATCTGTTTCACCTCAGCAACGAGAATGGTGATACGCTCAGCATCCACTTTCCCCGCTTCGGCTTGCGGGTGAACTCCCGCCGCAAATAATGCCTCATTGGCATAAATGTTACCCACACCGACCACGATATGGTTGTCCATCAAGCACAACTTAATGGCTTTTTTCTTATGCTTTAACGCATCGACTAAGTACTGTGCGTGAAAGCCAGCCTCTAGTGGCTCAGGCCCGAGTTTCGACAGCAGTGGGTGAGCTTGTTCCGGCAGTTCGCTCCATAACCAGGCACCAAAACGTCTTGGGTCGTTGTAGCGCAGTATCTTGCCGCTGGCGAGTACCAGGTCGATGTGATCATGTTTTTCGACTGGGCTATTCGCTGGCAATATACGTAAACTACCCGACATACCTAAATGGACGATAGTCGTGCCAGCAGCTGTATCAATCAGCAGGTATTTAGCACGGCGGCGCACCGCGGTAATCGTCTGACCAATTATCTGTTTTGCGATCTCG
The Shewanella sp. KX20019 DNA segment above includes these coding regions:
- a CDS encoding sensor histidine kinase, whose amino-acid sequence is MTVIIGTLLLGMYRQLINEQEYQLDQHLDAEKTRYQQMALTLDRRSFATQVRSADPKVALIVWRNSFDLIGSLSMIPQDMPMLPDKREFPVFTGGPDKLHILTGGMVMTRYGPVLIATRVDQLGTLIDKFTNAAITALMLTVVLTLALGYLFSKAILRRLVQYNRLSEQIEQGQYSTRLPVSWRQDEFDMLAQQFNRVLDTLEKNLAAVRGVTDNIAHDLRTPLSHLRIGLEQLPDKPEEELAESCAIITEELDHCLATFDAMLSLTRIEEGQQTLELQSLSLQTISRDLFEMAEAMAEYNGQSLRLMTGEEFNVSGDKYLLFQALFNLVDNAIKYSGEGANIIISQNRNVISIQDNGPGIPAGSRDKVFERLVRLDPSRHHKGTGLGLSMVKAILSRHNAKIALMDNQPGLKVQITF
- a CDS encoding TIGR01621 family pseudouridine synthase — protein: MYQVIADEADFIIINKSANVHFHSQDGSAGVVAQAELDLGIKLYSVHRLDTLTSGLLILAKSSATAAEFTRQFSDHKIQKYYLALAQGKPKKKQGWVIGDMAKSRRSMHKLLRTTVNPAVTQFFSHSIADGLRLYLLKPLSGKTHQLRVALASIGVPILGDALYGGAASDRGYLHAYSLNFNYKNQAYQFSAPPQSGAAFEHDEIAKQLEIWQQPDSLNWPKAK
- the coaD gene encoding pantetheine-phosphate adenylyltransferase, with protein sequence MHKRAIYPGTFDPVTNGHADLIERAAKLFKHVVIGIAANPSKKPRFTLDERVELLKTVTAHLDNVEVVGFSGLLVDFAKEQQASVLVRGLRAVSDFEYEFQLANMNRRLSPDLESVFLTPAEENSFISSTLVKEVAHHGGDVSQFVHVEVANALIEKEKG
- a CDS encoding capsule assembly Wzi family protein — translated: MRKLVLSISIKLLTLCAVCYSTIISAAPWVDTADIYLRADIQALADAGVITVPVNTYPLMWSGIGADLANAEPSTLSPGLVEAYARVNFNYQNAVGNRGNTRIKLAAASDAARFQHFGSDYREQGEATASYEYLGDRFAYKISTSANYDPADDKSLRLDDSYLAMAMGNWMVTLGAVEQWWGPGFDSSLHKSNNARPMPSLMLSRNNAQAFETPWLSWIGPWNFTAGVSMMEEERAVPNPLLWNLRGSIRPFRQLELGVSWTTQFCGEGQECSFESAFKSITGQKDCRNEGPGGCTNYGNQIAGYDIRFSDTWYNVPFGLYYERTCEDSKGSMPWDIVDCGSMFGADTRFNFDGQQYKLFFEYTDTMVFCGEDENAFNCFYEHSTYKSGSRYYGRALGSTYDSDANVYVLGLIGQYANSKGFTSLLRYAQLNKDGVNANADWTPQPPKEDLLMLELSYRMPMWQGMMSVGGTISQSEFEEQENETDATVFGTYEYRF
- a CDS encoding TVP38/TMEM64 family protein, which encodes MNIKLAVRLLGLLLVVILAGVAFQQGFFQRLSDSQWVADYVAQNGSRAIAELVLMGALFSCIGGPRQVLAFAFGYALGGVNGAIFATISALLGCIILFYFSRFVFREQIKRRFEQKLARLEALIIHKTWLKALMFRLLPLGSNYITNLLAGTTCVSPWQFFVGSGIGFLPQMFIFSFAGAGVSLSDEHHLQLSGGLFAVALLIGIYLYRTRLGKELNQAVKSKG
- the mutM gene encoding bifunctional DNA-formamidopyrimidine glycosylase/DNA-(apurinic or apyrimidinic site) lyase, producing the protein MPELPEVEVTKQGVSPYLIDNTVTDLIVRNASLRWPVPEIAKQIIGQTITAVRRRAKYLLIDTAAGTTIVHLGMSGSLRILPANSPVEKHDHIDLVLASGKILRYNDPRRFGAWLWSELPEQAHPLLSKLGPEPLEAGFHAQYLVDALKHKKKAIKLCLMDNHIVVGVGNIYANEALFAAGVHPQAEAGKVDAERITILVAEVKQILARAIEQGGTTLKDFTNADGKPGYFAQKLHVYGRGGETCTHCGQLLSEVRLGQRATVFCSICQQR